The segment CCCACCGGCGGCCTCAGGAACACGCCCGTGTCCACCGCCAACAGGAGCACCCAGGACGCGAGGAGGACACCCGCTCCCCCCTTCCCTTCCTTCGCTGTCCCCGGGACGACGCGCACCAGGAAGCGGGCCATGATGAGGCTGCTCCCCACCGCGGCCAACGACAGCAGCGTCGGCAGCGCGTCCGACGCATGCGCGGCGGCCTCCGCGGACTTGAGCGTCAGCTTCGCCCACGCGCCGCTCGTCAGCGGCGCCCCGGCAATCTCCAACGCGGCCCACCCCAGCCCCACCAGCACCACCGCGCCCCGCCAGCCGCCCCTCCCCGTGGCTGGCAGCAGCCCCGTGCCGAGGAACAGGAGCCCCTTGGCCAGCGAATGGTGCGTGGCATAGACGAGGACCGCGACGACGAGCGCGGACGCGGCCTCGGGCGCCCCCAGCGCCAACCCCACCGCGAGGGTGAGGAACCCCATCTGGCTGATGCTGGAGTAGGCCAGTACGGCCTTGGCATCCCGCTGCGTGAGCCCCACGGCGACGCCATAGAACGCGGACGCCAGCCCCACCACGACACACACCGAGCCCACCCCCACCAGACTCGCGAACCCCAGGGGCAGGAACCGCAGCCAGCCCAGCACGCCCACCTTGATGATGGTGCCGCTGAGCACCGCGCTCGCGGGCGTCGGCGCCACCGGGTGCGCCAGCGGGAGCCACAGGTGCAGGGGAATGGCGCCCACCTTCACGCCGAACCCCACGAGGATGAGCGCGCTGATGAGGTCGCGATGGGGTGACTGCGCCACCCACCGTGGCACCTCCGCCAACGCCAGGTCGATGCGCGTCCCCGCGATGAGGAAGAAGGCCGCCAGCAGGAGCGCCTCCCCCAGCAGCGCCATGACCAGGTAGACGCGCGCGGCGCGGGCGGCGCGGGGCGTGCGCTCGTGGACGACGAGCCCATACGCACAGAACGTCATCATGGCGAAGAAGAGGTAGAAGCTCGCGACGTCCTGCGCGAGCACCGCCCCGACGTTCCCCATCAGCGTCGAGAGGAAGAAGCCCCAGAAGGACACGCGGTGCCCATCCTCGCGCAGGTACCCATGCGCGAAGAGCCCGGACAGCAGCCACAACGCCCCGGTGAAGAGCAGGAAGGTGCGCGTGATTTCGTCGTCCGCGTACAGCCGCATCCCCAGCAGCACGGGCTTCCAGTCGACAGGCGTCCCCGACGCCAACGCCAGCCACACCGTGGGCAGCGCGGCCCAGGGCGCCAACCACAGGGCCACCGCGCGCGACGTGGGCCACATCACCCCCAGCGTCAACACCAGCGGCACACCGAGCGCCGCGATGACCGGGAGCGAGTCCACGACGAAGGCGCTCACGGCCGGAACTCGCGCTCGGTGATGAGCTTCGTCCACCCCAGCGGGCTCAGCTCCGCGCCCGCGAACAGACCCGCCGCCAGGGACAACAGGGCCGTCGCCACCGTGGGCAACAGCAACGCGGGCCCCACCTCCCAGCGCCGGGCCTTGGGCGCCCACGGCTCGACCGGAGACTGGAACCACGCCGTGTAGAGGATGGGCAGGAAGTAGCCGGCGTTGAGCAACGTGCTCATCAGCAGCACCGCCACCAACCAGGGCTCCCGCGCCTCCAGGGCGCCGATGCCCAGGTACCACTTGGTGATGAAGCCCGCGACCGGCGGAATGCCAATCATCCCCAGCGCGCCGACGGTGAAGGCCGCCATGGTGAGCGGCATCCTCCGCCCCACCCCCCGCAGCTCCGTCACCCGATGCACGTGCAGCTCCTCCGCCAGGTTCCCCGCGCAGAAGAACAACGTGATCTTCATCAACCCCTGATGCACCAGGTGGACCAGCCCGCCAATCGTGGACACCGAACCGAAGATGGAGACGCCGACGACGATGTACGCGACCTGGCTCACGGTGGAGTACGCCAGCCGTCGCTTCAGGTCCCCTTGCTGGAGCGCGCGCAGCGAGCCGTAGAGGATGGTGACCGCCGCCACCACCGCGAGCGGGTGCAGCACGCCCAGGTCATGGACCAGGTACACGCCGAAGACGTCGTAGATGACGCGGGTGATGCCGAAGGCGCCGGCCTTCACCACCGCGACCGCGTGCAGCAGCGCGCTGACCGGCGCGGGCGCCACCATGGCCACCGGCAGCCACCCGTGAAAAGGCACCAACGCCGCCTTCACCGCCAACCCGCCGATGAGCAACGCGAAGGCCACCGTCAGCTCCACGTGACGCCCCGCCACCCCGTCCAGCGCGCCGCCCTCCGTGAACTCCACCGAGCCCGCGAGCGTGTACAGCAGCGCCACCCCCGCCAGCAGCAGCGTGGCGCCGCTCAACGTGTAGCGCAGGTAGACGTTGCCCGCGCGCAGCGCCTCCGGCGTCCCCCGGTGGATGACGAGCGGGTACGTCGACAGCGTCAGCATCTCGTAGAACAGGAAGAAGGTGACGAGGTTGCCCGCCATGGCGATGCCCATGGTCGAGGCGACACACAGGGAGAAGAAGCCGAAGAAGCGGCTGCGGTGGGGCGTGCCCTCCAGGTAGCCCACCGCGTAGATGGTGGTGACGAACCACAGCACCGCGGACAACGTGATGAACAGCAGGCTGAAGGTGTCCGCGCGCAGCACCAGGTCCGCATTGGGAAGGAACGTCACCCGCGTCTCGTACCGGCGCCCGTGGAACACGCCCCAGGCCATGGCGGCGGTCAGCAGCAGCTTCGTCACCGCGGCGGTGAGGTTGAGCAGGGTGCGCGGGACGCGCTGCTCCTCGGCGAGCAGGAAGATGACCAGCCCGGGGAGCAACGAGCTGAGCAGCACCGCCATCGGCAGCCAGGTGTTCATCGCGCCGTCCCCACCGCCAGCAGCTCCAGCGGGAACCAGGGCACCAGCCCCAGCACCAACGCGATGAGCGCCAGCGCCAGCGGCGCCAGCTCGTTGCCCAGGGGAATCGAGCGGACCTTCACGCCGGGGGGCAAGGGCAGGAACGAGCCCCGGAGGATGCGGAAGACATACGCCGACGCCAACAGCCCTCCCAGCAGGAGCACCAACCCCCACCACCACTGCCCCGTCCAGATGGACTCCTCCAGGAGGATCCACTTGGCGATGAAGCCACCACTGGGCGGCATGCCAATCAGGCTGATGCCCCCCAGCGCCATGGCCAGGAACGTGAACGGCATGCGGTACGCCAGCCCCTGCACGCCCCCCAGCTCCGTGATTCCCACCGCCTGGTGGATGTTGCCCACCGCCACGAACATGGAGGCCTTCGCCGCGGCGTGGGAGACGACCAGGTACACCGCCCCCGTCCGGGCCCCCACGGTGGCCATGGGGAAGAACAGGAACATGTAGCCAATCTGCGCGACGCTCGAATACGCGACGACGCGCTTGAGCTGCGACTGGCTCAGCGCCAGCAGCGAGCCCCACAGCACCGCCGCCGCGCCCAGCACGCCCAGCAACTGCCCCACCTGCCAGTCGAGGATGGGCGTGAAGACCTCCAGCCATAGCCGCAGGAGCACGTAGTACGAGCCCTTCGACACCAGCGCCGACAGGAGCGCGGTGACGGGCGTGGGCGCCCCCGTGTACGTCGGCGGCAGCCACACGTGGAGCGGGAACAGCGGCGTCTTGAGGCACAGCCCCAGCGTCATCAGCGCCGCGGCCACCCACGCCACCGGCCCCGGGGTGATGCGCTGCCCCAACAGCCCCAGGTCCAGCGCGGAGTAGACGCCGTAGAGCAGCGCCACGCCCAGCAGGTACAGGAGCGAGCCCGGCAGCGCGAAGAGCAGGTAGCGCAGCCCCGCGTCCAGCCCCGCCCGGTCGCGCCGCACGGCGATGAGGGCCACGGAGGCCAGCGTCATCAACTCCAGCGTCACGTAGAGGTTGAAGGCATCCGCCGACAGCACCAGCGCGTTGAGCGCGCACCAGACGAAGAGCCACAACGGCAGGAACTCGCGGTCCTCCCGGTCGCCCAGGTGGTCCAGCGCGTGGACGCTGATGAGCGGCCCCACCACGCCGATGGTGAGCAGCATCAACACGGCCAGCCCGTCCGCGCGCCACTCGATGCCCAGGGGCGGCCCCCACCCGCCAATGGACTGGCGCAGCACCCCGCGCGTGGCCACCTCCCAGGTGAGCATCACGGACGCGGCGAACGTCGCCACCGACGCGAGCCCCGCCACGACGCGCACCCCCTTGCGCCCCACCAGCAGCGCGAGCACCGCGCCCGCCAGGGGGAGTACGACCGGCCACGCCATCCAGGCCGTGGGGTTCATCCCGCGCCCCCGCCCGCCTCGGCGTCCGACCCGGCGCGCCCCTCCTCGGCCGTCTCGTCGAGCCGGGCGATGCGCCGGGCGAGCGCCACGCCCAGCGCGGTGGAGCTGACCGACACCACGATGCCCGTGAGCACCAGCGCGTGCGGCACCGGGTCCGGCGTCCCCGTCGGCTCGCGCCGCGCCAGCGACACCAGCACCAGCAACACGCCGGAGCCCATGATGTTCGAGGCGAGGATGCGCTTCACCGGGTGCTCGTGGGAGAACAGCCCCACCAGCCCCACGCTGAACACCGTCACGCCCGACAGCGCGTAGAGGACCCACGGGTTCATGGCGCCTTCCCCCCCGACACCCGGGCGGGCCGCACCCCGGGGAAGAACATCAGCAACACCAGCGCGATGGTCGCCGTCAGCGCCAGCTCCACGACGAAGATGAGCGTGCCCGCGAGGTCGCGCCGGTACTCGAGCAGGTCGCGCCCGGAGAACAGCGGCGCCACCGCCACCGCGATGAACAGCAAGGGCCCGGTGAGCAGCACCACCCGCACGCGCCACGAGGACAACCGGGGTGCCCCCATCTGCAGCGTGAGGAGGGCCACCACGCCTCCTCCCGCCAGGATGGCCCCCGCCTGGAACGCGCCCCCGGGGCCATGCTCCCCCACCCACACCAGGTAGCCGGCGACGAGCAGCAACGCGGGCACCATCATCCGGAACAGCTCCCCCGTCAGCGGGTCGCGCGCGGGCTCCGGCGAGGGACGCTCCGTGCGCGGGTTCACCGCCCGGGCCCCCAGCGCCGCCACCAGGAGCACCGCTATCTCCAGCAGCGTGTCGTAGCCCCGGAAGTTGAGCAGCACCGCCGTGACGGGGTGCTCCACTCCGCTCCGCGCCAGCCGGGCATCCACCTCGCGCGTCAGCCCCGGGTCGTCCGGCGGCAGCGCGAGCACCGCCCACCCCAGCACGCCCGTCAACGCCGCCAGCGCCAGCAGCGACCCGGGCCTGCGCCGGGCGCGCGCGACGATGTCGGGCGGGCGCTCGTCCGTCCAGCTCAGCGTGTGCATCAACAAGGCCCCGGTGAGGCCGGTGCCCACCGCCGCCTCCACGAGCGAGATGTCGGGAGCGTCCAGCCGCGCCCAGCCCAGCGCGGCCAACAGCCCCAGCGCGACGAAGAGCACCACCGCCTGGGACAGCGACTCGGTGCGCAGCACCATCCACGCCAGCAGCGGCAGGCACAACGCGAGGCACGCGTCGAAGAGGGCCATCGTCATGGCGGGCGCCGCCCCGTCCAGGGCGCCGCCCCCCGGCGCAGCGCCGCCCGGGCGACCAGCTGGCAGGTGAAGGCGCTGGAGATGAGCACGAAGAACCAGACGAGCAGCAGCTCGAGCGCCGTCGCCCAGGAGCCCGACTGGAGCGCCAGCCCCAGCACCACCAGCCCCAGCCCCAGGTTGTCCACCTTGGTGAGGGCGTGCAGGCGACAGTAGACATCCGGGAAGCGCAGCACCCCCACCGTGCCCGCCAGGGTGAAGAAGGCCCCGGCGAGCATCAGCGCCGCGCACACTCCGTCCAGGAGGGCGCTCATCGCCGCTCCCGCTCCGAGGCCTCGCCGCCCACCGCGAAGCGCACGAACGCGACGACGGTGACGGGCGCCAGCAGCGCGAACACCAGCGCCACGTCGCGCAGCGCCGCCTGCCCGGGGGCCGCGGCCAGCAGGACGAGCACGCCCACCCCCGTGGTGCCGAACAGCTGCGCCACGATGAAGCGGTCGGTGAGCGAGGGCCCCAGGACGACGCGCACCAGGCCCGCGAGGATGTTGAGAAGCAGGAACAGCGCCAGCCCCATCCGCAGCTCAGCCATGCGTGGCCTCCCGGGGCGGGAGCCGCAGGCCGAACAGCCGCGACACGCGCCACTCCAGGTCATCCAGCTCGTGGTGCAGCCCCTCGCCCCGGTCCACCAGCGCGTGGACCACCACCTCGTCCCCATCCACGTCCGCGTTCAACGTCCCGGGCATCAGGCTCAAGGTGATGCGGAACAACGTCTGGGGCGCGCCGGAGGGCAGGCGCATCCGGTAGCGGATGAGGACGGGGGAGATGGGCAGGCTCGGCAGGAGCGCCCGGTAGGCCACGTCCGCGCCTCCCCGAACCGAGCCGGAGAAGAAGAAGAGCGCGAAGCGCAGCACCTCCAGCGGCGACCACCCGCCCGGACGCGGCGGGCTCAACCGGAAGCTCACCCACGCCACCGCCGCCACGACGAACACCCCGAACGGGACGCTGCTCGGGTCCGCGTCACACAGGGCCCACCACGCCGTGGCCAGCAGCACGACGCGAATCCCCGCGTTCACCCAGGCCCCGGACCGCCACCAGGGCCCGCTCCCTCGCTCCGTGTCTGAGTCCCGTTGCGCCACGCCCGGGGACCCTAGTGCCAGCCCGCCACCCGCGGTCCCGCGCCGTGCGGGCCCGCGTTCGTCAGCGGACGGTTGCGCGCCGCCCTCCGCGAACGACGGTTCGATTCAGGGCGAACCTCCCTCGACTTGGGGAGGAGGACAGACCCCGGCCGGGGGTTCAGCGCACGACAGCGCGACGGCTACCTTGGCTCGACACGCAGCCCCCACCCGGAGCCACGACCATGAGCATCGTCACCACCCAGGACGGCACACGCATCTTCTACAAGGACTGGGGCTCCGGACAGCCCGTGGTCTTCAGCCACGGCTGGCCGCTCAGCTCGGACAGCTGGGACGAGCAGCTCTTCTTCCTCGCCTCCCAGGGCTACCGCGCCATCGCCCACGACCGCCGGGGCCACGGCCGCTCCAGCCAGCCCTGGCACGGCAACGACATGGACACCTACGCCGACGACCTGGCCGCGGTGATGAACGCGCTGGACCTGAAGAACGCCGTGCTGGTCGGCTTCTCCACCGGCGGCGGCGAGGTGGCCCGCTACATCGCCCGCCACGGCACGAAGCGCGTGGCCAAGGCCGTGCTGGTGGGCGCCGTGACGCCGCTGATGCTGAAGACGCCGTCCAACCCCGGCGGCCTGCCCATCGAGGTGTTCGATGGCATCCGCGCGGGCGTGCTGGCGGACCGCTCCCAGTTCTTCAAGGACCTCACCACGCCCTTCTTCGGCGCCAACCGCGAGGGCGCGAAGAAGGTGTCTCAGGGCGCGCGCGACGCGTTCTGGTACTCCGGCATGCAGGTGGGCCTGAAGGCCGCCTACGACTGCGTCCAGGCCTTCTCCGCCACGGACCAGACGGAGGACCTGAAGAAGATCGACGTCCCCACGCTCATCGTCCACGGCGACGACGATCAGATCGTCCCCATCGGCGCCGCCGCCCAGCAGGCCGCGAAGCTCGTCAAGGGCTCCACGTTGAAGGTGTACCCGGGCGCGCCGCACGGCCTCACCGTGACGCACCGGGAGCAGTTCAACGCGGACCTGCTCGCGTTCCTGAGGTCCTGAGCGCGCGGCCCCTCAGGGCACGGACGCCCCGGAGGCGCCCACGCGGACGACCTGGGTCGTGGAGGCGCTCACGCCCCGGGCATCCGTCGCGGTGAGGGTGACGGTGTAGTGCCCCGGCGCCAGGTAGCGGTGCTCCAGGTAGCCCGCCTCCACCGTGGTGCCGTCCCCCAGGTCCCAGCGGAAGCGCTGAATCCATCCGCCCGGGTCGGTGGTCGTGGTCGTCGTCCCGTCGAGGAACACGTCGTGGGGCGCCCTGTCACCCACGAAGGGTCCCCCGGTGATGCGCGGCACCGGCCGGGGCCCGTCGCCCTCACCGGGCCCGCGCAGGCGGCGCACCGTCGAGGAGCCCTGGTCCACGACGAGCACGTCCCCGGAGGGGAGCGCGGCCAGCCCCGTGGGCAGGCTGAAGGTCGCCTGGTCCGCCGCCCCGTCCCGCGCGCCGTGCACGCCCGCGCCCGCGTACGTGCGCACCTGTCCTCCAACCAGCGCGCGGATGCGCTCGTTGCCCGTGTCCGCGATGAGCAGCCGCCCGTCCACGTAGGCGGCCCCCAGCATGGGCATGAAGAGCGCGCCGCCCCCCGCCCCGTCCGAGGACCCGCCCGTCGTGCCACCCGCCACCGTCGTCGTGGTGGAGGCCGCGTCCAGCGCCACCCTGCGGATGAGGCGGTTGCCCGTGTCCACCACCCACAGCGCCCCGCCCCCCGCCGCCACCGCCGTGGGCCGCTTGAGCCGGGCCTGGCTCGCGGGGCCGTTGGTGCTGCCCGCGCCCTTCGCGCCGATGACGGTGACCACCCGCGCGTCCGGGGAGATGCGCGCCAGACGGTGGTTGAAGGTGTCCGTCACGTACAGGTCGCGCCCCTGGAAGACGACGCTGGTGGGCGTCTGGAAGCGCGCGGCGGCGCCCACGCCGTCCGCCCGGCCCTGGCGGCCCTCCTTGGAGCCAGCGAACGTGGACACCGTCCACCGGCCATCCCGCGCGATGCGCACGACACGGTGGTTGCCCGTGTCCGCCACGTAGAGGGTGCCATCCGTGGCCACGGCGATGCCCTGGGGAGAGCGCAGGCGCGTCGTCGCGCCGGGGCCCTCGCCCACGCCCGCCGTCCCCGTGCCGGCGATGGTGGTGACGGTGCGCGCCGCGTCGTTGGCGACCCTGCGCACCGCGTGGTTGCCCGTGTCCGTGACGAAGACGTTCCCCTCGCCGTCCACGGCCACGCCCACCGGCCGGCGGAAGCGCGCGGACGTCGCCGGGCCGTCCTGGAAGCCCTCCTGGAAGGCGCTCCCCGCGAAGGTGGACACGCCGCCCGACTGGCCCGTCCGGTCCACTGGCCGCGGCACCTCCGCGCCGAAGGTGTCTCCCGGGCCGGTCGGCGTCAGCCCCGCCTTGCGCATCACGTTGTCGGTGATGCGCTGCACGCGCAGGTCCGCGAACTGGGGGTGGGACAGGCCGAAGGACCAGGCGATGCCGCCGCTGGAGAACACGAACGCGCCGGAGGGCGCCGTGTACAGCCCCGCGGTGTGCCAGTTGGGCTCGCCCGTGTTGGCGATGGCCGGCGACTGCGCGAGCGGGATGAACCCCGGAGGCGTGCGCCCGTTCGCCCAGGCCCGGTCGATTTCGTAGCCGACGATGGAGAGGATGGAGTCGCCCTCCTCCAGCCCCGTGCCCTCGAAGGGCCACGCGCGGGGGCTGCGCACCACGAAGGGCTGGTTGATGATGCCCCACGCGTCGGACATCACGCCCACCAGCGCGTTCTCCGGCGCGTCCAGCCGCGCGTTGCGCCAGCGCACCGTCATGAGCGGCGTGCCCGCGCGTGGGTCCTCCCGGGGCGCCTCGTCCTTGTAGCAGACCTGCCGCCGCCTCGACGTCCCGCTCCCGGAGGGCTCCAGCCGGATGAGCCAGCAGCTGGTGTCCCCCGCGAAGAAGGCCAGGTTCACCCCCGACGCGAGCGCCGCCTCCACCGCCTCGCGCGCCGGACGCGACCAGTACTCGTCATGGCCCACGGTGACGAACAACTTCTGCCCCAGCAGCAGCGAGGGGTCGCGGTCCACGTCCACGTTGGTGACGTACGTCACGTCGTAGCCCTTCGCCTCCGCCCACAGCACGAAGTAGTGGGGGTAGTAGAAGTACTCGCCCGCGCCGTTGCCGTCCGCGTATGGCCGGTCGAACGACACGACCTTCGCGTGTCCGCCGGACAGGCCCAGCGACGTCGCGTAGAGGCTCTCCCCGCCCCACGCGTTGTAGGCCTGGAAGGTCGTGACGGAGAGCTGGACCACCGCCACGCCCTTGCGCTCGTCGGCGCGCAGCACGAAGGGGACGTAGGACTGGCGCCCGTCGTCGCGGATGAGCTTCACCAGGTACACGCCGCTGGGCCACGAGGACTGGGTGGCCACGGTGAAGCTCCTCGGCCAACGGCACTCCACCAGCCCCGTCGTCGGGTCCGCCACCGGCGTGGGCTGCGGCCCGATGGAGACGGGCCCACCCGACGCCATCCTCCGCG is part of the Myxococcus stipitatus genome and harbors:
- a CDS encoding complex I subunit 5 family protein: MSAFVVDSLPVIAALGVPLVLTLGVMWPTSRAVALWLAPWAALPTVWLALASGTPVDWKPVLLGMRLYADDEITRTFLLFTGALWLLSGLFAHGYLREDGHRVSFWGFFLSTLMGNVGAVLAQDVASFYLFFAMMTFCAYGLVVHERTPRAARAARVYLVMALLGEALLLAAFFLIAGTRIDLALAEVPRWVAQSPHRDLISALILVGFGVKVGAIPLHLWLPLAHPVAPTPASAVLSGTIIKVGVLGWLRFLPLGFASLVGVGSVCVVVGLASAFYGVAVGLTQRDAKAVLAYSSISQMGFLTLAVGLALGAPEAASALVVAVLVYATHHSLAKGLLFLGTGLLPATGRGGWRGAVVLVGLGWAALEIAGAPLTSGAWAKLTLKSAEAAAHASDALPTLLSLAAVGSSLIMARFLVRVVPGTAKEGKGGAGVLLASWVLLLAVDTGVFLRPPVGAAELPPLLEAKNLVSAAWPVLLGLLLSVLAVLFARRRAWRVPEVPPGDLLWFVERLVHPVWAFMTRETDQVVPEPEEETWGDRMLDRFARLRAKLLHEADDGEANLRQLSHVGLALLLFLGVFLYLVARSAP
- a CDS encoding complex I subunit 5 family protein, whose protein sequence is MNPTAWMAWPVVLPLAGAVLALLVGRKGVRVVAGLASVATFAASVMLTWEVATRGVLRQSIGGWGPPLGIEWRADGLAVLMLLTIGVVGPLISVHALDHLGDREDREFLPLWLFVWCALNALVLSADAFNLYVTLELMTLASVALIAVRRDRAGLDAGLRYLLFALPGSLLYLLGVALLYGVYSALDLGLLGQRITPGPVAWVAAALMTLGLCLKTPLFPLHVWLPPTYTGAPTPVTALLSALVSKGSYYVLLRLWLEVFTPILDWQVGQLLGVLGAAAVLWGSLLALSQSQLKRVVAYSSVAQIGYMFLFFPMATVGARTGAVYLVVSHAAAKASMFVAVGNIHQAVGITELGGVQGLAYRMPFTFLAMALGGISLIGMPPSGGFIAKWILLEESIWTGQWWWGLVLLLGGLLASAYVFRILRGSFLPLPPGVKVRSIPLGNELAPLALALIALVLGLVPWFPLELLAVGTAR
- the mnhG gene encoding monovalent cation/H(+) antiporter subunit G produces the protein MSALLDGVCAALMLAGAFFTLAGTVGVLRFPDVYCRLHALTKVDNLGLGLVVLGLALQSGSWATALELLLVWFFVLISSAFTCQLVARAALRRGAAPWTGRRPP
- a CDS encoding monovalent cation/H+ antiporter complex subunit F, producing MAELRMGLALFLLLNILAGLVRVVLGPSLTDRFIVAQLFGTTGVGVLVLLAAAPGQAALRDVALVFALLAPVTVVAFVRFAVGGEASERERR
- a CDS encoding N,N-dimethylformamidase beta subunit family domain-containing protein, with product MSVILTMVGMMGANPIASENGQPGTADWKLGQPAASNQLEGYASQVSVQRGESLDIHVRTDGVRPVRWELYRMGYYGGTGSRRMASGGPVSIGPQPTPVADPTTGLVECRWPRSFTVATQSSWPSGVYLVKLIRDDGRQSYVPFVLRADERKGVAVVQLSVTTFQAYNAWGGESLYATSLGLSGGHAKVVSFDRPYADGNGAGEYFYYPHYFVLWAEAKGYDVTYVTNVDVDRDPSLLLGQKLFVTVGHDEYWSRPAREAVEAALASGVNLAFFAGDTSCWLIRLEPSGSGTSRRRQVCYKDEAPREDPRAGTPLMTVRWRNARLDAPENALVGVMSDAWGIINQPFVVRSPRAWPFEGTGLEEGDSILSIVGYEIDRAWANGRTPPGFIPLAQSPAIANTGEPNWHTAGLYTAPSGAFVFSSGGIAWSFGLSHPQFADLRVQRITDNVMRKAGLTPTGPGDTFGAEVPRPVDRTGQSGGVSTFAGSAFQEGFQDGPATSARFRRPVGVAVDGEGNVFVTDTGNHAVRRVANDAARTVTTIAGTGTAGVGEGPGATTRLRSPQGIAVATDGTLYVADTGNHRVVRIARDGRWTVSTFAGSKEGRQGRADGVGAAARFQTPTSVVFQGRDLYVTDTFNHRLARISPDARVVTVIGAKGAGSTNGPASQARLKRPTAVAAGGGALWVVDTGNRLIRRVALDAASTTTTVAGGTTGGSSDGAGGGALFMPMLGAAYVDGRLLIADTGNERIRALVGGQVRTYAGAGVHGARDGAADQATFSLPTGLAALPSGDVLVVDQGSSTVRRLRGPGEGDGPRPVPRITGGPFVGDRAPHDVFLDGTTTTTTDPGGWIQRFRWDLGDGTTVEAGYLEHRYLAPGHYTVTLTATDARGVSASTTQVVRVGASGASVP
- a CDS encoding Na+/H+ antiporter subunit E — translated: MNAGIRVVLLATAWWALCDADPSSVPFGVFVVAAVAWVSFRLSPPRPGGWSPLEVLRFALFFFSGSVRGGADVAYRALLPSLPISPVLIRYRMRLPSGAPQTLFRITLSLMPGTLNADVDGDEVVVHALVDRGEGLHHELDDLEWRVSRLFGLRLPPREATHG
- a CDS encoding cation:proton antiporter subunit C, which gives rise to MNPWVLYALSGVTVFSVGLVGLFSHEHPVKRILASNIMGSGVLLVLVSLARREPTGTPDPVPHALVLTGIVVSVSSTALGVALARRIARLDETAEEGRAGSDAEAGGGAG
- a CDS encoding alpha/beta fold hydrolase, yielding MSIVTTQDGTRIFYKDWGSGQPVVFSHGWPLSSDSWDEQLFFLASQGYRAIAHDRRGHGRSSQPWHGNDMDTYADDLAAVMNALDLKNAVLVGFSTGGGEVARYIARHGTKRVAKAVLVGAVTPLMLKTPSNPGGLPIEVFDGIRAGVLADRSQFFKDLTTPFFGANREGAKKVSQGARDAFWYSGMQVGLKAAYDCVQAFSATDQTEDLKKIDVPTLIVHGDDDQIVPIGAAAQQAAKLVKGSTLKVYPGAPHGLTVTHREQFNADLLAFLRS
- a CDS encoding hydrogenase subunit MbhD domain-containing protein; its protein translation is MTMALFDACLALCLPLLAWMVLRTESLSQAVVLFVALGLLAALGWARLDAPDISLVEAAVGTGLTGALLMHTLSWTDERPPDIVARARRRPGSLLALAALTGVLGWAVLALPPDDPGLTREVDARLARSGVEHPVTAVLLNFRGYDTLLEIAVLLVAALGARAVNPRTERPSPEPARDPLTGELFRMMVPALLLVAGYLVWVGEHGPGGAFQAGAILAGGGVVALLTLQMGAPRLSSWRVRVVLLTGPLLFIAVAVAPLFSGRDLLEYRRDLAGTLIFVVELALTATIALVLLMFFPGVRPARVSGGKAP
- a CDS encoding monovalent cation/H+ antiporter subunit D family protein; translated protein: MNTWLPMAVLLSSLLPGLVIFLLAEEQRVPRTLLNLTAAVTKLLLTAAMAWGVFHGRRYETRVTFLPNADLVLRADTFSLLFITLSAVLWFVTTIYAVGYLEGTPHRSRFFGFFSLCVASTMGIAMAGNLVTFFLFYEMLTLSTYPLVIHRGTPEALRAGNVYLRYTLSGATLLLAGVALLYTLAGSVEFTEGGALDGVAGRHVELTVAFALLIGGLAVKAALVPFHGWLPVAMVAPAPVSALLHAVAVVKAGAFGITRVIYDVFGVYLVHDLGVLHPLAVVAAVTILYGSLRALQQGDLKRRLAYSTVSQVAYIVVGVSIFGSVSTIGGLVHLVHQGLMKITLFFCAGNLAEELHVHRVTELRGVGRRMPLTMAAFTVGALGMIGIPPVAGFITKWYLGIGALEAREPWLVAVLLMSTLLNAGYFLPILYTAWFQSPVEPWAPKARRWEVGPALLLPTVATALLSLAAGLFAGAELSPLGWTKLITEREFRP